CCGAGAATCCGGGAATTGAGAAACTGGATTCCGCCTTGAGCCGTGCTGAGGAATTCCCTTGGGTGCACAAGAGGGTCTTGCCCGAACACGTGGTGTTCCACCACGGGCTTCATTTTGCGGCAGGCGTGCAATGCAGCGACTGTCATGGCTCTACGGAAAAGATTCAAAAGAACCGCTACGGAGGGGAGCGCTTTACCATGCAGAGCTGCCTGGACTGCCATAGCGGAAAGACCTTCGAAGGCCGGGGTTTCAAGAAGGCTGCCATCCATTGCGGGGCGTGCCATCGTTAGGGTTTTGTTTTATGGATAGGCGTGAATTTATCAAGGCGTGTTCGGTGGTGGCTTTAATGCAGGTCCTGTGGGGCTGCCGTCGCTTGCCCGACCTTTCCGGGGCGAAAGTTCCAGAAATCGCCGAGTTCGAACGGGAGGTTCGTTTGGCCCTGTCCCGCGCCAAGGGGGCTTTTGACCTGGTCCAGGTCCCCATGCCAGGCGCTCTTGGTGTCCAGGGGGCTTCGCCGGTGAACCGTTTCGGCATGGCCATCGATTTGGACGCCTGCGACGGATGCGGCAAGTGCATTCTGGCCTGCATGCAAGAAAACAACATTCCCCTGAGTTCCAAGGGAGAGCGCGATGCCGGGCGGTTCATGCACTGGATCGAGATGCATGGCGGCGCCCCTGCCATGTGTTTCCACTGCGGTAACGCCCCTTGCGAAAAGGTCTGCCCTACGGGGGCGGCAAGCCACACTCCCGACGGACTCAGCACCATGATGTACAAGCGCTGCACCGGCTCCAGGTTCTGCGGGGCGAACTGTCCTGTGGGGGCCCGCAAGTTCAACTACGTGGATAACGTCAAGGAAGGTCTTGCCCGCAAGTTCAATCCCGAAGTTCCCTTGCGCTCCAAGGGCGTCATGGAAAAATGCTCCCTGTGCCTGCAGCGCCTGCAAGACCACAAGTACGCCCAGATGGCTGCAAGGCCCGGTGTGGAATGGCGGGGGAGTGGTCTCAAGACAGCCTGTAGCGAGGCCTGCCCCAAGAATGCCATTATCTTCGGGAACTGGCTGGACCAGGAATCCCCCCTGGTTCAAGAGGCCAAACACAGGAATCTTTACGTGCCTCGGGAAATAGCGAATCTCGATCCTTCCGTGGTGTACATGCGGGGGAGGCGCTAGTGTACAGGATTCTCGTGTACATAGGTGTTGCACTCTTGCTTCTGGGGGCTTTCGCCTTCGGGGTTTCCCTGTGGGAAGGCCCCACCGCATGGCATACCGACGCACGCACCTTCTGGGGCATTCCCATCTCACTATTTGTGCTGTGGATTGGACTTGCCCATGCGGGAACGCTGATTTCGGCCATATTCCTTGCGCTGGGTTATCCCCTCGGTCGCCGCACGTCTATGGTGGCGGAACTTTCCACCCTGTGTTCCCTGGCGGTGGCGGCGCTGTTCCCGTTGGTTCATCTGGGAATTATCGAAAACTTCTACATGGTTGTCCCGTTTCTCGATGCCCGCGGCAACTTTTCGAACCTGCGGTCGCCCCTGGTCTGGGATTTCTGCTGTATTTCTGTATATGGGCTTGTGTCTCTGTTGTTTTTTGCAACGCACCTTTTCAGCGAAAAGTTCCCGGACCTGAAAAAACTGATTCGCCCCATGGCTTGGCTGCTCTTTCCGCTGGTGCTGTGGGTGCACACCATCGTGAGCCTTGACTTTGCGGTGACCTTCGTGCCCCAGTGGCGCGGAGCGTTTTTCCCGCTTTACTTTATTGCGGGGGCTATCTATTCCGGCCTTGCCCTGGTCATTATCCTCCTTACGGCGGAGCACTGCCGCGTGCGTGTGCTGGAAAAATTCATGCTTGGCCTTTCTTGGTTCATGGCGGTTTTCTGGTTGTGGGAATTCCTGCTGAAAGGCACTTTCTCCTTCGAGGTGGTGTTCCTCGGGGCGGTGGTGCCGCAGCTGATGTGGCTCCGGGTTATCCGGGAAAATGCCTTCGGGCGGCTCCTGGTGGCATTCTCCGTCTTGGTTTCGCTGGGGCTTGAACGCTACATCCTGGTCACACCGTCGGAATACAATCCTGCGGACTATTTCAGCTGGACAGACCTTGGACTGGTTTCGTTCTCCTTGGGCCTGTTCACCACCTTGTTCTTTGTTTTCCGCGCCAAGTTCAGCTCCTTGCTGGAGGGCGAAGACGTGGTGATGGGAGAGATTGTCCTGCAGCAGGACGAGTCGGACAAGGAGTCGGAAAAGGTTTCCCTCCCTGAGAAAAATGACTTTCCCATTTTGCGGCTGCCCCTTTTGCTGGGTGTCCTTGTTACCCTGCTGTACGTGGTCTGGGCCGTTTCTGTAGAAAATACGAACCTTGCGCCCCTTTCGGTGGTGAACGTGGCTCCCTTGTGCTTGCCCCTGCTTGTGCTGGTGGCGAGCTTTACTTTGTGTGCAAGGCCCCTGTGGGGTATTTCTGGAAAACGGGTAAAGCTGGTTTGCGCGGTGCTTACTGGAATCCTGGGTTGCCTTGTAGGGGCATTCTGGGCCGGGGGCAGTTCAGATGTACCTTCTGGAGCCGTATCCGTGCAAGAAGTCGATTCGCCCAAGACGGTAGAATTCATCTGGTCGTCCAGGTGCGCCGGTTGCCACGGGCAAGACGGCAAGTTCAATGAAAAGTTCGTGCGGGAATTTTACCCGCTGCCCCAGAAGCTTACGCCCGTGCGGCTGGATACCTTGGGAGAGGACTCTCTCGTGAAGGTCATTCTGGATGGCCGGGTGAACATGAACCCCTATCGGGGCCGGGTCTCCGAAGACGAAGCGCGGGGGCTGGTCCGCTACAAGCGCCATTTGGCAGGGGAGGGTGAATAATGGATGCTATCCTGAACGCCCTGTGCTGCCTTATGGCTCTTGGAACCTCAATGTTCCTTTGGCGCCGTCCTGTCAGTATCTTCAAGGAGACGGGTATTCTTGCCCTTTTCTTGGTGGTCTTTGGCCTGTTCTCCTACCTCACGATGGACCTTGCTGAGCCTACCCTGGAATATATGCCTTTCCGGATGCTCGCCCTGTGTATCTGTTTTTCCACGACGTCCCTGACAAGCCACAAGACCCGCTACCTTGTGCTTTCCCAGGTCCTTTGGCTGTGGGTGGAATTCTTTGGCGGGCTTACCTTTGTGTATCATGGGCTTGACATGCCCTGGACCCGGATTGTCGCAATCGGTGCGGGCGCTTTTGGCGGGGCATTCCTTTCCCACATCAGTCGGGAAATGGAATTTTTGCTTATGGTCTATTGGATTGCCGTCTGGATGTTTTTCTAAAAAATTACCTGGGAATTGGTCTTTTTTTATAAAAAAGCCGAAATTTTTATAAAAATCCCTTGACAAGGCATTCGTTTTATCTATATTTGGGTGCGTCATTCGACGGTGCTTCATAGCTCAGTTGGTAGAGCCCGCGACTGTTAATCGCGTTGTCCTTGGTTCGAGTCCAAGTGAAGCAGCTTAAACGTCCCGATCTTACGGTCGGGGCGTTTTTTTTTATATATGTAATATGGTCAGTTTCCTTCGGAAAGCAGATTTATTTCTTTTTGAACTACTGAGACTAGGTTTGTACACCAATAACAAAGGCCTAGATTTTTCAACTGCATCTTCTTCCGAAATTTGGCTTGATGTTTATACTCTTGCAAAAAAACAATCAGTATTAGGTATTGCCTTTGCGGGTATCGAGAAACTCCCCAAGGAAAGCCGGCCGCCCATGCAGTTGCTTATGCGCTGGGCTACCGAGGTAGAGGCCATCCGTGGCATGAACGGCCTTATGAACAAGGAGGCGGCAAGGCTTACCCGTTTGTTTACGGATACCGGCCGCAAGAACGCCATCTTGAAGGGGCAGGCCAACGCCCGCCTCTATCCGGATCCGACTCTCCGCCAGGCGGGGGATATCGACATCTGGGTAGAAGGCGGTCGCGACAGCATCAACCAGTTGTTGGTCGATATGGGGATGATTGAAAAGTCGGCTCTGGAGTACGGCCGTTTGTGGCACCATGCCCACCTGGAGCGTACCACGGATGGCATCATGGCGGAGGTGCATTACAGGCCCGCTTCCGGAAACCCTTACAGAAGCCAAGAACTCCAGGATTTCTTGAACCGGGAAATTTTGAACGCCCAGATGGAGCCCGAAGGTTTTTACTCGCCCAGCATCAAGTTTGCCCTGGTGATGCAGCTTTCTCACCTTCAACAGCATTTCTACAGCGGCGGCCTGGGACTCCGGCAATATATCGACTATTACATTCTGCTGAAAAATTCTACAGCTGAGGTGCGCCGAGAAGTGTCGAGTGTGATGAAACGCTTGGGCATGGTGCACGCTTGCAGCGCGGTGATGTGGGTGTTGCAGCAGGTGCTTGGCCTGGAACGGGATTTGATGCTCTGCGCTCCTTGTGCCTGGCGGGGGAGGCGGCTGCT
Above is a genomic segment from Fibrobacter sp. containing:
- a CDS encoding nucleotidyltransferase family protein; the protein is MYTNNKGLDFSTASSSEIWLDVYTLAKKQSVLGIAFAGIEKLPKESRPPMQLLMRWATEVEAIRGMNGLMNKEAARLTRLFTDTGRKNAILKGQANARLYPDPTLRQAGDIDIWVEGGRDSINQLLVDMGMIEKSALEYGRLWHHAHLERTTDGIMAEVHYRPASGNPYRSQELQDFLNREILNAQMEPEGFYSPSIKFALVMQLSHLQQHFYSGGLGLRQYIDYYILLKNSTAEVRREVSSVMKRLGMVHACSAVMWVLQQVLGLERDLMLCAPCAWRGRRLLRLALVGGNFGKYRQKPRNVFVRWFRDRRQALSWLPFDPMNAFFKELKYWRHTLYLMPLRVKRRRIGL
- a CDS encoding c-type cytochrome, encoding MYRILVYIGVALLLLGAFAFGVSLWEGPTAWHTDARTFWGIPISLFVLWIGLAHAGTLISAIFLALGYPLGRRTSMVAELSTLCSLAVAALFPLVHLGIIENFYMVVPFLDARGNFSNLRSPLVWDFCCISVYGLVSLLFFATHLFSEKFPDLKKLIRPMAWLLFPLVLWVHTIVSLDFAVTFVPQWRGAFFPLYFIAGAIYSGLALVIILLTAEHCRVRVLEKFMLGLSWFMAVFWLWEFLLKGTFSFEVVFLGAVVPQLMWLRVIRENAFGRLLVAFSVLVSLGLERYILVTPSEYNPADYFSWTDLGLVSFSLGLFTTLFFVFRAKFSSLLEGEDVVMGEIVLQQDESDKESEKVSLPEKNDFPILRLPLLLGVLVTLLYVVWAVSVENTNLAPLSVVNVAPLCLPLLVLVASFTLCARPLWGISGKRVKLVCAVLTGILGCLVGAFWAGGSSDVPSGAVSVQEVDSPKTVEFIWSSRCAGCHGQDGKFNEKFVREFYPLPQKLTPVRLDTLGEDSLVKVILDGRVNMNPYRGRVSEDEARGLVRYKRHLAGEGE
- a CDS encoding 4Fe-4S dicluster domain-containing protein — encoded protein: MDRREFIKACSVVALMQVLWGCRRLPDLSGAKVPEIAEFEREVRLALSRAKGAFDLVQVPMPGALGVQGASPVNRFGMAIDLDACDGCGKCILACMQENNIPLSSKGERDAGRFMHWIEMHGGAPAMCFHCGNAPCEKVCPTGAASHTPDGLSTMMYKRCTGSRFCGANCPVGARKFNYVDNVKEGLARKFNPEVPLRSKGVMEKCSLCLQRLQDHKYAQMAARPGVEWRGSGLKTACSEACPKNAIIFGNWLDQESPLVQEAKHRNLYVPREIANLDPSVVYMRGRR